The following coding sequences lie in one Listeria ivanovii subsp. londoniensis genomic window:
- a CDS encoding malate dehydrogenase, with protein MASKKKKIVIIGRSNLQSLYIHTILLKKLSAEIYLIDELAKSSVQDFEYASYYHPAATTNIGSFNECRNADLVVFFQEEMSDTSISKEENLALIKEKVKKMMATGFQGNVIVATAESNAVAALIKRFSGLPANQIVTLGTMLATSYFQVEIAKLFKISPKNVHGYIIGDNRTDVIPVWSRAFLGGKPILSYLTEEPKRLTSEDLQNLANRMTEIPDFPFENKDGCTFRFSTVTVLAELTEVILRDEARVLTVGVEVRSAYGLDEPVFVSVPAVIGASGVQELLELNLSDDEQKELKQIATKTTQKLEAMQLDKGGIS; from the coding sequence GTGGCATCTAAGAAAAAGAAAATTGTCATTATCGGAAGAAGCAATTTACAAAGCCTCTACATTCATACAATTCTTTTGAAAAAACTTTCAGCTGAAATTTACTTGATAGATGAACTAGCTAAGTCAAGTGTTCAAGATTTTGAGTATGCAAGTTATTATCACCCTGCTGCAACTACTAATATTGGTAGTTTTAATGAGTGTAGAAATGCAGATTTAGTTGTTTTCTTCCAAGAGGAAATGTCTGATACTAGCATTTCTAAAGAAGAAAACCTGGCACTAATCAAAGAAAAAGTGAAAAAGATGATGGCGACTGGTTTTCAAGGGAATGTTATCGTCGCCACTGCGGAAAGTAATGCTGTTGCTGCATTAATTAAACGCTTTTCTGGATTACCAGCTAACCAAATTGTCACACTAGGGACGATGCTCGCAACTTCCTATTTTCAAGTAGAGATTGCGAAACTATTTAAAATCAGTCCGAAAAATGTTCATGGTTATATAATAGGAGATAATAGAACGGACGTGATTCCAGTTTGGAGTAGGGCTTTTCTTGGTGGGAAACCTATTTTAAGTTATTTAACAGAGGAACCAAAACGGCTTACCTCAGAAGACTTACAAAATCTCGCAAATCGGATGACGGAGATTCCTGACTTTCCTTTTGAAAATAAAGATGGTTGCACGTTTCGTTTTAGTACGGTGACAGTGCTTGCTGAATTAACAGAAGTAATTTTACGAGACGAGGCACGTGTGCTTACTGTAGGCGTTGAAGTGAGGTCAGCGTATGGATTAGATGAGCCAGTCTTTGTAAGCGTACCGGCTGTTATTGGCGCTTCTGGTGTACAAGAATTATTAGAGCTTAACTTATCTGACGACGAGCAAAAAGAATTAAAACAAATCGCGACAAAAACGACTCAGAAATTAGAAGCAATGCAACTTGATAAAGGAGGAATCAGTTAA
- a CDS encoding DsbA family protein: MDISQIKANMVTPEVGIHVGDKSASVKVMSFINLRCPFCREWNEKSQEVLTEFIQAGKIELIIKPFDKEKESLQRGNVAHRYLDYSTPEETRETINKIYSTQGDWGNLSLEEVATYMEATLGLIEQDNKEASEKIIREANEANVVFVPTVIVGEHIFDEHISPEQLRTLLNSELAK; this comes from the coding sequence ATGGATATTAGTCAAATTAAAGCAAACATGGTAACACCGGAAGTAGGAATACACGTAGGAGATAAATCGGCTTCTGTTAAAGTAATGTCATTCATTAATTTACGTTGTCCTTTCTGTCGTGAATGGAATGAAAAGTCACAAGAGGTACTAACAGAGTTTATTCAAGCAGGCAAAATCGAGCTTATCATTAAACCTTTTGATAAAGAAAAAGAATCACTTCAACGTGGAAATGTGGCACACCGTTATTTAGACTATTCCACACCAGAAGAAACGCGTGAAACAATTAATAAAATTTATAGTACTCAAGGTGATTGGGGAAATCTATCTTTAGAGGAAGTAGCAACCTATATGGAAGCTACTCTAGGATTAATAGAGCAGGATAATAAAGAAGCATCTGAAAAAATTATCCGTGAAGCAAATGAAGCGAACGTTGTGTTTGTTCCAACAGTTATTGTTGGCGAACATATCTTTGATGAACATATTAGCCCAGAACAATTACGTACTTTATTGAACAGTGAATTAGCTAAATAA
- a CDS encoding UPF0223 family protein: protein MEYSYPLNPDWTTEEMTIVVQFLEAIERAYEKGIETQELKEKYRAFKQVVPSKGEEKRLGADFEKASGYSAYKVMQLVKNATTSKVKMQP from the coding sequence ATGGAATACAGTTATCCATTAAATCCAGACTGGACGACCGAAGAAATGACGATTGTTGTGCAATTTTTAGAGGCAATCGAACGCGCATATGAAAAAGGAATTGAGACGCAAGAACTGAAAGAAAAATATCGCGCTTTTAAACAAGTAGTCCCTTCAAAAGGAGAAGAGAAGCGCCTAGGAGCAGATTTTGAAAAAGCAAGTGGCTATTCAGCTTATAAAGTGATGCAGCTAGTAAAAAATGCCACAACTAGCAAAGTGAAAATGCAACCATAA